The genomic region AACAGCCATAGGACCCTATCCATCGAGCCTACTAAATGAAGTATCCATTTGGTTTGTGCCGATGATCAATCCCGATGGTGTGTTGATTCAACAAAAAGGCCTTCATACCGTACCAAAGCGATGGAGAAACGCTGTCTGGATGATGAACGACTATTCGAACAACTTTCAACGATGGAAAGCAAATGGAATTGGTATTGACTTAAACCGGCAGTATGATGCAGGATGGAAGGAATTAGATACAGGTGTTCACTCTCCGTATTATCAATTTTATAAAGGGCAGCGACCGTTTGAAGCGCGGGAAGTAAAAGCACTCGTCCGATCGATTCAGCGTTGGAAACCGTTGATTGCCATCAGCTACCATACATCCGGTCGTGAAATTTTTTGGTTCTACAATAATGGAAGATTTACACAAAGGGATCATCAATTAGCTATTAAGGTCTTTCGTCTGACTCGGTACCCACTATCTACCCCCGAACCACATGCGATGGGGGCAGGGATGACCGATTGGTTTATTCAAACGTACCACAGGCCGGCGATGACCATTGAATTAAGTCCGTATGTCGGGGAAACAAATCCACCGTTAACCATCTTTCCGGAAGAATACGAACGCAATCGACTCGTTGGGATGATGTTAGTGGCGGAAGCGAGAAAATTATTCCTACCGAATAAAGAACAGAACAATGAACAAAAATAGAAATAATTGAATATTAATTGACAGGAACATATGTTCGATATTAAAATAAGGATAGAAAAAATTTCTATGGATGGAGAGGAGCTACCAT from Bacillus sp. (in: firmicutes) harbors:
- a CDS encoding carboxypeptidase produces the protein MKHILFWIGFFFFFTPLVHANIQTDVPYSYSQLANDVHRFQKQFNESVVVQSIGKSTFGRDLWAFRLGKGKDVILIVGAHHGREWLSTMVMMKMLEEYAQAYQQSTAIGPYPSSLLNEVSIWFVPMINPDGVLIQQKGLHTVPKRWRNAVWMMNDYSNNFQRWKANGIGIDLNRQYDAGWKELDTGVHSPYYQFYKGQRPFEAREVKALVRSIQRWKPLIAISYHTSGREIFWFYNNGRFTQRDHQLAIKVFRLTRYPLSTPEPHAMGAGMTDWFIQTYHRPAMTIELSPYVGETNPPLTIFPEEYERNRLVGMMLVAEARKLFLPNKEQNNEQK